The following coding sequences lie in one Maribacter forsetii DSM 18668 genomic window:
- a CDS encoding DUF3817 domain-containing protein, with product MLKLFRATAILEGISYLALFGITMPLKYWAEIPEPNKLVGYAHGVLFIAFIALTLIVGFTHKWSFKKIFIFGIASLLPFATFYVEEKYLRPEDNA from the coding sequence ATGTTAAAATTATTTCGAGCAACGGCAATTTTAGAAGGAATCTCCTATTTGGCGTTGTTCGGAATAACCATGCCTTTAAAATATTGGGCAGAAATACCAGAACCTAATAAATTGGTTGGTTACGCCCATGGCGTACTTTTCATTGCCTTTATTGCCCTAACCCTAATTGTTGGGTTTACCCACAAATGGAGTTTTAAAAAGATATTTATTTTTGGTATAGCTTCATTGCTACCTTTTGCTACGTTCTATGTAGAAGAGAAATATTTAAGGCCTGAGGATAACGCTTAG
- a CDS encoding PQQ-dependent sugar dehydrogenase has product MKRIAPVLLGIITLLYVSCSDKDELALTPNPDIQIDSLVSFTVNNAFSNLTFNNPLDLQSVTGDSTRIFVAEKGGVIKIFNHEATTEEATTFLDISARTATASELGLLGFAFHPDYTTNGFLYVTYTPSEELAVVSRFKISDTDANMVDESSELVLLEISQPATNHNGGQLAFGPDGYLYIASGDGGGSGDPDGNAQNLGTLLGKILRIDVNTTEEGLNYGIPTDNPFVEEENARGEIYAYGLRNPWRFSFDNQTNTIWAGDVGQGEKEEIDLIVKGGNYGWNILEGTSCFLEDDCNTTDLIAPIYEYNRSDNDKSVTGGYVYRGDALPELQGFYIYGDFVSGRIWALDQSGNNNLLLETGLAISSFGTDANSELYICAFDGKIYELSTVVEAQS; this is encoded by the coding sequence ATGAAAAGAATTGCACCTGTTCTATTGGGTATTATCACATTACTTTACGTGTCGTGTAGTGACAAAGATGAATTGGCACTTACTCCAAATCCTGATATTCAAATAGATTCTTTAGTAAGTTTCACTGTAAATAATGCCTTTTCTAATCTAACTTTCAATAATCCATTAGATCTTCAGTCTGTGACTGGTGATAGTACTAGAATATTTGTGGCCGAGAAAGGCGGAGTTATTAAAATTTTCAATCATGAAGCTACCACAGAGGAAGCAACTACCTTTTTAGATATTTCTGCAAGAACAGCTACGGCTAGTGAACTAGGGTTATTAGGTTTTGCTTTTCATCCGGATTATACTACAAACGGATTTTTATATGTCACCTATACACCAAGTGAAGAACTTGCTGTTGTTTCTCGTTTTAAAATTTCTGATACCGATGCTAATATGGTAGATGAATCTAGTGAACTTGTTTTGTTGGAAATTTCGCAGCCTGCAACCAATCACAATGGCGGGCAGTTAGCTTTTGGTCCTGATGGATATTTATATATTGCTTCTGGTGATGGGGGTGGTTCTGGTGATCCAGATGGCAATGCACAGAATTTGGGAACTTTACTGGGTAAAATTTTACGAATTGATGTAAATACAACAGAGGAAGGATTGAATTATGGAATTCCAACGGATAATCCGTTCGTTGAAGAAGAAAATGCAAGAGGTGAGATTTATGCATACGGATTAAGAAATCCGTGGAGATTTAGTTTTGATAATCAAACGAACACCATTTGGGCAGGTGATGTAGGTCAAGGTGAGAAAGAAGAAATCGACTTAATAGTAAAAGGTGGTAATTATGGTTGGAATATTCTAGAAGGTACCTCGTGCTTTCTAGAAGATGATTGCAATACCACAGATTTAATTGCTCCTATTTATGAATACAATCGTTCAGACAATGACAAATCGGTAACGGGTGGATATGTGTATAGGGGAGATGCTTTGCCTGAGTTGCAAGGATTTTATATTTATGGTGATTTTGTATCAGGTAGAATTTGGGCTTTAGACCAATCAGGAAATAATAATTTATTACTAGAAACCGGCTTAGCTATTTCCTCATTTGGTACAGATGCAAATAGTGAATTGTATATATGTGCTTTTGATGGAAAAATATATGAACTTTCAACGGTAGTTGAAGCTCAGTCCTAA
- the aroQ gene encoding type II 3-dehydroquinate dehydratase: MKIIIINGPNLNLLGKREPEVYGSETFEDYFSKLQFKFKDVELEYFQSNVEGELISKIQETGFSYDGIVLNAAAYTHTSVGIGDAVKAVETPVIEVHISNTHKREEFRHVSYISPVASGVILGFGLKSYDLAIDSFLF; the protein is encoded by the coding sequence ATGAAGATTATCATTATAAATGGTCCCAATCTAAACTTATTAGGAAAAAGGGAGCCAGAAGTATACGGTTCAGAAACTTTTGAAGATTACTTTTCAAAACTGCAATTCAAATTTAAAGATGTTGAATTGGAATATTTTCAATCAAATGTAGAAGGGGAATTGATTTCTAAAATACAGGAAACGGGTTTTTCTTATGATGGTATAGTATTAAATGCCGCAGCGTATACACATACATCTGTAGGTATTGGCGATGCCGTAAAAGCAGTTGAAACACCTGTTATAGAAGTTCATATTTCCAACACTCATAAGCGCGAAGAATTTAGGCATGTATCTTATATCTCGCCTGTAGCTAGTGGGGTAATACTTGGCTTCGGTTTAAAAAGTTATGATCTGGCGATCGACAGCTTTTTATTTTAA
- a CDS encoding outer membrane beta-barrel protein has translation MNKFFILLFALCLSTGIFAQEGFKFGIQGGIPLDDYNEAVSVVLGADFSYMYPLGEVVDIGPAVGYIHGFAETFQTTIIREEQEAVQFLPLSAGVRFWTSNYFSFGGNVGYAMGINDGNEGGLYYRPTIAYLMSSSVEVNFSYTGIDIEETTWSTVTLGIVYNFEPKYRTRR, from the coding sequence ATGAATAAGTTTTTCATTTTATTATTTGCCTTATGTCTTTCAACTGGAATTTTTGCTCAAGAAGGTTTCAAATTCGGTATTCAAGGAGGTATACCACTAGATGATTATAATGAGGCGGTCAGTGTGGTTCTTGGGGCAGATTTCTCATACATGTATCCGCTAGGTGAAGTAGTGGATATAGGACCAGCAGTAGGTTATATTCATGGTTTTGCAGAAACCTTTCAAACAACGATTATTAGAGAAGAGCAAGAGGCTGTTCAGTTTTTGCCACTATCTGCAGGCGTTCGTTTTTGGACATCAAATTATTTCTCATTTGGAGGGAATGTTGGCTATGCAATGGGCATTAATGATGGTAATGAGGGTGGTTTATATTACAGACCTACAATAGCTTATTTAATGAGTTCAAGTGTTGAGGTCAATTTTTCTTATACAGGTATTGATATTGAAGAAACTACATGGTCTACAGTGACTTTGGGTATCGTTTACAATTTCGAGCCTAAATATAGAACTCGTCGTTAG
- the xerD gene encoding site-specific tyrosine recombinase XerD: MKWKHALKDYTTYLKLERGLSKNSIQSYTMDIEKLMSFLETHDINTTPILIDKSTVQQFIYEIAKVVNPRSQARIISGLKSFFNYLIFEDYRKDNPLDLIESPKIGRKLPDTLSENEIDKLIGAIDLSSAEGERNRAMLETLYGCGLRVSELIGLKLSDLFFEEDFIKVTGKGDKQRFVPISAVNKKYIDIYRNEIRVHLKIKEGFQDILFLNRRGRQLTRAMIFTIVKNLALTIDLKKSISPHTFRHSFATHLLENGADLRSIQQMLGHESITTTEIYMHVDRSHLAEVMNTYHPRKSH, encoded by the coding sequence ATGAAATGGAAACATGCGCTGAAAGATTATACCACCTACTTAAAGCTTGAGCGTGGTCTATCAAAAAACTCTATTCAGAGCTATACGATGGATATTGAAAAACTTATGTCTTTTCTTGAAACCCATGATATAAATACTACCCCAATTCTTATTGATAAAAGCACTGTTCAACAGTTTATTTATGAAATTGCCAAAGTGGTCAACCCTAGATCACAGGCACGTATAATATCCGGACTCAAAAGTTTTTTCAATTATTTAATTTTTGAGGATTACAGAAAGGATAATCCTCTAGATTTAATAGAGTCTCCAAAAATTGGACGCAAATTACCAGATACACTTTCTGAAAATGAAATAGATAAATTGATCGGTGCTATAGATTTAAGTTCCGCCGAAGGAGAACGCAACAGGGCAATGCTAGAAACTTTATATGGTTGCGGACTAAGAGTTTCTGAACTTATTGGCTTAAAATTATCTGACCTGTTTTTTGAGGAAGATTTTATTAAAGTTACCGGTAAAGGAGATAAACAAAGATTTGTACCTATTAGTGCCGTGAACAAAAAATACATTGACATTTATAGAAATGAAATCAGGGTTCACTTAAAAATAAAAGAAGGTTTTCAAGACATCCTATTTCTTAACCGACGTGGCAGGCAACTTACCAGAGCAATGATATTTACCATTGTAAAAAACTTAGCCTTAACAATTGATTTAAAGAAAAGCATTAGTCCACATACCTTCAGACATTCTTTTGCCACCCATCTACTTGAAAATGGTGCCGATTTACGCTCTATTCAACAAATGCTAGGTCATGAGAGTATTACTACTACTGAAATTTACATGCATGTAGACCGTTCGCATTTAGCAGAGGTTATGAATACGTATCACCCTAGAAAGAGTCATTAA
- a CDS encoding NAD(P)/FAD-dependent oxidoreductase → MNIPLSSYPRIVIIGGGFGGVSLAKKLSKQEVQVVLIDKNNYHTFQPLLYQVSTGGLEPDSIAYPLRKVLIGYDNFYFRLAKVDHIDAAGKKVNTNIGDISFDYLVVATGSETNFFGNKEIEKNAMSMKSIPQSLNLRSLILENFEQALLTDDYHERDALMNFVIVGGGPTGVELAGALAEIKKGILPKDYPDLDTRRAQINIVQGGDCLLPGFSAQASKKAEDFLEKLGVQVWKGVRVTGYNGKTVTTLTDLKFNSAAVVWAAGVKGAGIKGLDAEGVIVGGNRINVNEYNQVIGHPNIFAIGDIACMSTEDNPRGHPMVAQPAIQQGKLLGENLIKLFENKPMKPFVYNDKGSMATIGRNKAVCDIKKFRFQGVFAWFVWMFVHLFFLIGFRNRMVVFINWVYNYIRFDREARLIIRPFKRDYSQFKD, encoded by the coding sequence ATGAACATACCTCTTTCCAGCTATCCTAGAATTGTGATAATAGGTGGTGGTTTTGGCGGAGTCTCTCTCGCTAAAAAATTAAGTAAGCAAGAAGTACAGGTCGTTCTTATCGATAAGAACAATTATCATACTTTTCAGCCATTATTATATCAAGTATCTACAGGAGGTCTGGAGCCAGATTCTATAGCATACCCTTTACGTAAGGTTTTAATAGGGTATGATAATTTTTATTTTCGTTTGGCCAAGGTAGATCATATAGATGCCGCTGGTAAAAAAGTAAATACAAATATTGGTGATATCAGTTTTGATTATTTAGTAGTAGCAACAGGTTCTGAAACTAATTTCTTTGGTAATAAAGAGATAGAGAAGAATGCAATGTCTATGAAGTCTATTCCGCAATCGTTAAATCTTCGTAGTTTAATTCTGGAGAACTTTGAGCAGGCACTTCTTACAGATGACTATCATGAAAGAGATGCGCTGATGAATTTTGTAATTGTAGGTGGAGGTCCAACGGGAGTAGAGCTTGCAGGCGCTTTAGCTGAAATCAAAAAAGGCATATTACCAAAGGATTATCCAGATTTAGATACTAGAAGAGCGCAGATTAATATTGTACAAGGAGGAGATTGTTTATTGCCGGGTTTTAGTGCTCAGGCATCAAAAAAAGCAGAAGATTTTTTAGAAAAATTGGGGGTACAAGTTTGGAAAGGCGTTCGTGTAACCGGATATAACGGAAAAACAGTAACTACTCTGACCGATTTAAAGTTCAATTCTGCAGCTGTAGTTTGGGCAGCGGGAGTAAAAGGTGCCGGTATAAAAGGTTTAGATGCCGAAGGCGTAATTGTTGGTGGTAATAGAATAAATGTGAACGAATATAATCAGGTGATAGGTCATCCAAATATATTCGCTATAGGTGATATTGCTTGTATGTCAACGGAAGATAACCCTCGTGGTCACCCAATGGTGGCGCAACCGGCAATTCAACAAGGTAAATTATTGGGTGAAAATTTAATAAAATTGTTTGAAAATAAACCAATGAAGCCATTCGTCTATAACGACAAAGGAAGCATGGCAACAATTGGCCGTAATAAAGCGGTTTGTGACATAAAGAAATTCAGATTTCAAGGAGTTTTCGCTTGGTTTGTCTGGATGTTTGTACACTTGTTTTTCTTAATCGGATTCAGAAACAGAATGGTAGTGTTTATCAATTGGGTTTATAACTACATTCGCTTTGATCGTGAAGCACGTTTAATCATCCGCCCATTCAAAAGAGATTACAGCCAATTTAAAGATTAG
- a CDS encoding amidohydrolase produces the protein MNAQKSEKDIIKNLEQKSAEYGIIAQNIWEFAEMGYQEEQSSGLLQKTLQDAGFSIKKGVAGIPTAFIAEYGSGSPVIAIMGEFDALPGLSQKAVSEKESAGAAAGHACGHHLFGTASTAAAISTKDWLEANKSKGTIRFYGTPAEEGGSGKVYMVREGLFNDVDIALHWHPGAQNAASAGAALANKSAKFRFHGISAHAAASPDKGRSALDGVEAMDMMINMMREHIPQEARIHYVITDGGKAPNVIPDFAEVYYYARHNRRDVVIEIFDRMVKAAEGAALGTGTTMDYEMIGGTHELLANLTLQKVMHENLSEVGGMEYTAEEKEFADKIAKTLGQEKADLATAKNVQPYKTEAKAFGSTDVGDVSFTVPTVGFSTSTWVPGTPAHSWQAVAAGGTSIGNKGMMIAAKTLTMTAIDLFKDKKLVASAKAEFLEKRGADFKYIPLLGDRAPALDYRK, from the coding sequence ATGAACGCTCAAAAGAGCGAAAAAGATATTATTAAAAATTTAGAGCAGAAAAGTGCCGAATACGGAATTATAGCTCAAAATATTTGGGAATTCGCAGAAATGGGATACCAAGAAGAACAAAGCTCCGGTCTTCTTCAAAAGACTTTACAAGATGCTGGTTTCTCTATAAAGAAAGGTGTTGCAGGTATACCTACTGCATTTATAGCTGAATATGGCAGTGGAAGTCCGGTAATTGCTATTATGGGCGAATTCGATGCCTTACCTGGTCTTTCTCAAAAAGCGGTTTCTGAAAAGGAATCTGCCGGTGCTGCGGCAGGTCATGCATGTGGGCACCATTTATTTGGTACGGCTTCTACAGCTGCTGCCATTTCAACGAAAGATTGGCTAGAAGCCAACAAGTCTAAAGGAACTATACGTTTTTACGGTACACCGGCTGAAGAAGGTGGATCTGGGAAAGTATATATGGTTCGCGAGGGACTTTTTAATGATGTAGATATCGCGTTACATTGGCACCCAGGAGCACAAAATGCAGCAAGTGCCGGCGCAGCTTTGGCTAACAAATCTGCTAAATTTAGATTTCACGGTATATCTGCACATGCCGCAGCATCACCAGACAAAGGCCGTTCTGCTTTAGATGGCGTTGAAGCTATGGATATGATGATTAATATGATGCGTGAGCATATACCACAAGAAGCCAGAATACATTATGTAATTACAGACGGAGGAAAAGCACCTAACGTTATACCTGATTTTGCAGAAGTTTATTACTATGCTCGCCATAATAGACGTGACGTAGTTATAGAAATTTTTGATCGTATGGTAAAAGCTGCAGAAGGTGCTGCATTGGGTACCGGTACAACTATGGATTATGAAATGATCGGTGGTACGCATGAACTATTAGCCAACTTAACATTACAAAAAGTGATGCATGAAAACCTATCTGAAGTTGGCGGAATGGAATATACAGCAGAAGAAAAAGAGTTTGCCGATAAAATTGCAAAAACATTAGGTCAAGAAAAGGCCGATCTTGCTACGGCAAAAAATGTACAACCATACAAAACAGAAGCTAAAGCATTTGGTTCTACAGATGTTGGCGATGTTAGTTTCACCGTACCAACTGTTGGTTTTAGTACTTCTACTTGGGTACCAGGCACACCGGCGCATAGCTGGCAAGCAGTTGCCGCAGGCGGAACTTCTATAGGTAACAAAGGCATGATGATCGCTGCTAAAACATTGACCATGACCGCAATTGATTTATTCAAGGATAAAAAATTGGTAGCATCTGCCAAAGCTGAGTTCTTAGAAAAAAGAGGTGCAGATTTTAAGTATATTCCGCTTTTGGGGGATAGAGCTCCGGCACTAGATTACAGAAAATAA
- a CDS encoding RNA polymerase sigma factor: protein MKKDLEHKFVTELQDNQNIVHKVCTLYTNDRDSHNDLFQEITIQLWKAYPKFRGDAKFSTWMYRVALNTAITLYRKNKRRIDTADYESIIFKIKADEYDETEELQLKLMYKAVKQLNDVDKALVFLYLEDKNYTEISETLGITEVNARVKMNRIKTKLRTILNP from the coding sequence GTGAAGAAAGACCTTGAACACAAATTTGTGACCGAGCTACAGGACAATCAAAATATTGTCCATAAAGTCTGTACACTGTACACAAATGACCGCGACTCTCACAATGATCTGTTTCAAGAAATCACTATTCAATTATGGAAAGCTTACCCTAAATTTAGGGGCGATGCAAAGTTTAGTACATGGATGTATCGTGTGGCATTGAATACCGCCATCACTTTATATCGAAAAAATAAAAGAAGAATTGATACTGCCGATTATGAGTCTATAATTTTTAAAATCAAGGCAGATGAGTATGATGAAACCGAAGAATTGCAATTAAAGCTGATGTACAAAGCGGTAAAGCAGTTGAACGATGTTGACAAAGCATTGGTTTTTTTATATCTGGAGGATAAAAATTATACAGAAATCTCAGAAACTTTGGGTATTACCGAAGTAAATGCACGAGTGAAGATGAATCGTATCAAAACAAAGTTAAGAACCATTTTGAATCCATAA
- a CDS encoding lysophospholipid acyltransferase family protein has translation MGLFDKNPFGHNLYIKKWLIRILAVLSHQRYKRFNTLEIEGSDIIRNLPDKNVLFVSNHQTYFADVVAMFHVFNASLSGREDSIKNLGYIWQPKLNMYYVAAAETMRKSLLTKIMAYAGSVSVERTWRSEGKDVKRQVKMSDISSIGKALNDGWVITFPQGTTTPWKPLRKGTAHIIKKYKPVVVPVVIDGFRRSFDKKGLRVKKKGILQSMVIKEPLQIDYENESSESIIEKLEYAIEQHPSFLKVISKKDLLAVEEENKQRKWRQS, from the coding sequence ATGGGATTATTTGATAAAAACCCTTTTGGGCATAATTTATATATTAAAAAATGGCTAATTCGTATTTTGGCCGTGCTTTCGCATCAAAGATATAAGCGATTTAATACGTTAGAAATTGAAGGCTCTGATATTATTAGAAATCTGCCGGATAAGAATGTCCTGTTCGTTAGTAACCATCAAACATACTTTGCTGATGTTGTAGCAATGTTTCATGTATTTAATGCTAGTTTAAGCGGTAGAGAAGATTCGATTAAAAACCTAGGTTACATATGGCAACCCAAATTGAATATGTATTATGTCGCGGCCGCAGAGACCATGAGAAAAAGTCTATTGACAAAAATTATGGCATATGCCGGTTCTGTCAGTGTTGAAAGAACGTGGCGTTCAGAGGGAAAAGATGTAAAGAGACAGGTAAAAATGAGCGACATCTCTAGCATTGGTAAAGCTTTAAACGATGGTTGGGTAATCACCTTTCCCCAAGGAACTACAACACCTTGGAAACCTTTAAGAAAAGGAACTGCGCATATTATTAAAAAATACAAGCCGGTTGTGGTACCTGTGGTTATTGACGGTTTTAGACGATCATTTGATAAGAAGGGGCTACGTGTTAAGAAAAAAGGAATTCTCCAGTCAATGGTCATTAAAGAGCCATTGCAGATAGATTATGAGAATGAATCTTCTGAGTCTATAATAGAAAAATTAGAATATGCCATTGAGCAACACCCTTCGTTTTTAAAGGTGATTTCTAAAAAAGATTTATTGGCGGTCGAAGAAGAAAATAAACAGCGTAAATGGAGACAGTCTTAA
- a CDS encoding NUDIX hydrolase has protein sequence MDFNFFEQRISKIKDLPLPGEASQYKMAPESRIEDLQRINRSKKNPRKAAVMALFYPSVNQNTNLLLILRKTYAGVHSNQVGFPGGKAEKSDGGLLTTALRETYEEVGVEPKDITLIKEISEIFIPPSNFIVQPYVGLYKEPKPFVKQETEVELLLEVPILDFLDDSKVVSKKITTSYAVDIEVPAFKLNGYIVWGATAMMLNEIKELLKQVL, from the coding sequence ATGGATTTCAATTTTTTTGAACAACGAATATCAAAAATAAAGGATCTACCGCTACCGGGAGAAGCTTCACAGTACAAAATGGCTCCAGAGAGTAGAATAGAAGATTTACAACGCATTAATCGATCAAAGAAGAATCCAAGAAAGGCGGCTGTCATGGCATTGTTTTATCCATCGGTAAATCAAAACACTAATCTTCTATTGATATTGAGAAAAACGTATGCAGGAGTACACTCCAACCAAGTAGGATTTCCGGGCGGTAAAGCGGAAAAGTCAGATGGCGGATTGTTGACTACTGCGTTACGCGAAACTTATGAAGAAGTAGGCGTAGAGCCTAAAGATATTACCTTAATAAAAGAAATTTCAGAAATTTTTATACCACCAAGTAATTTTATAGTACAGCCTTATGTTGGGTTATATAAAGAGCCAAAACCTTTTGTAAAACAAGAAACGGAAGTAGAATTGCTTCTAGAAGTTCCAATACTTGATTTTTTAGACGACTCAAAAGTAGTTTCTAAAAAAATAACCACATCTTATGCTGTAGATATTGAAGTACCTGCCTTTAAATTAAATGGTTATATTGTTTGGGGAGCTACGGCAATGATGTTGAATGAGATTAAAGAGTTATTAAAGCAGGTGTTATAA
- a CDS encoding peptidylprolyl isomerase produces the protein MRSLKFNIFLFVAIVAFASCKDTPKKVDNTTSKSPTALDSTKITEKEVIIDEQEEAFELTEDNAIDFFFNYEKTLTSNKVKITTNLGSFTIELFENVPYHRANFIYLTEKGYFDYTQFHRVVKNFIIQGGNSDDERTGKKRNDLGRYLLPPDTRKGHKHHRGTVSMPSSEMDNPHMLASPFEFFIVVTDPGSYHLDDEYTPFGRVIDGMDVVDKINNVPVEKGDWPLQNIYIEKAEILE, from the coding sequence ATGCGTTCACTTAAATTCAATATATTCCTTTTCGTTGCTATTGTAGCTTTTGCTAGCTGCAAAGATACCCCTAAGAAGGTTGACAATACAACTTCTAAGTCACCGACTGCGTTAGACTCTACTAAAATTACAGAAAAAGAAGTTATAATAGACGAGCAAGAAGAAGCTTTTGAACTTACCGAAGACAATGCTATAGATTTCTTTTTCAACTACGAAAAAACATTAACATCGAATAAAGTTAAAATCACTACAAACCTAGGTAGCTTTACCATAGAATTATTTGAGAACGTACCATACCATAGGGCTAATTTCATTTATCTGACTGAAAAAGGTTATTTTGATTATACCCAATTTCATAGAGTTGTGAAAAATTTCATTATTCAGGGTGGCAACTCCGATGATGAACGAACCGGAAAGAAAAGAAATGATTTAGGAAGATATTTATTACCACCTGACACCCGAAAAGGTCATAAACATCATAGAGGTACTGTTTCTATGCCTAGTAGCGAAATGGATAACCCCCATATGTTAGCCAGCCCTTTTGAATTTTTTATAGTGGTAACCGACCCTGGATCTTATCATTTAGATGACGAGTACACTCCTTTTGGTAGAGTTATAGATGGCATGGACGTGGTTGATAAAATTAATAATGTACCGGTTGAAAAAGGTGATTGGCCTTTACAGAACATTTACATTGAAAAAGCCGAAATCTTAGAGTAG
- a CDS encoding trimeric intracellular cation channel family protein → MFYFIIDILGTIAFAISGVLVAMDKRLDAFGVLIIAFVTAVGGGTLRDLLIGIRPVGWLNAPMHLLIIVITVLLAIIFVTQLKYVRKSLFLFDTIGIGLYTMVGIEKGLAADLPPVMCIALGTITASFGGVIRDILCNEIPVIFRKEIYATVCILGGLVYFLLIQFPIQNTIAYSMAIVIIIIMRILAVRFKISLPNIYRKEM, encoded by the coding sequence ATGTTTTATTTCATCATTGATATTTTAGGTACTATTGCCTTTGCCATTTCTGGAGTTTTAGTTGCTATGGATAAAAGGCTTGATGCCTTTGGTGTACTTATCATCGCTTTTGTAACAGCGGTAGGTGGTGGCACATTAAGAGATCTGTTAATTGGTATCAGACCCGTTGGTTGGTTGAATGCACCCATGCATTTGCTTATAATCGTGATTACCGTTTTGTTAGCTATCATTTTCGTAACTCAGTTAAAGTATGTGAGGAAATCGCTGTTTCTTTTCGATACGATAGGAATAGGCTTGTACACAATGGTGGGCATTGAAAAAGGATTGGCGGCAGATTTACCACCTGTTATGTGCATTGCCTTAGGTACAATTACAGCAAGCTTTGGCGGAGTAATTAGAGATATACTATGTAATGAAATACCGGTAATATTTAGAAAGGAAATTTATGCAACGGTATGTATTTTGGGCGGATTGGTTTATTTTCTTTTAATTCAATTTCCAATACAAAATACCATAGCCTATTCTATGGCAATTGTAATCATCATCATTATGAGGATATTGGCAGTTCGCTTTAAGATTTCACTGCCAAACATTTATCGCAAAGAAATGTGA